The Streptomyces sp. 11x1 genomic sequence CCTGCACCTCGTGCATCAAGGCCGGCAAGGTCTCGCGCTGACGCACAGCTAAGCGCGCGGCCACTGCTGGTTCGCTGCATCGAGCCGGTCCACCTGGAGTGGACCGGCTTTTTGCTGTCCCTGACACACCGCGGATCAAGCCGGCCGAGCGCCCCGCCCGAGGGCCCACCCGTGGTCCACCGGTCCGATCCCCCCGCCGAGCGCGAACCCGGCGGCGATCGCCCCCGTGACGTACTCCTTGGCGGCCAGGGCGGCCTCCGGCACGGTCCGTCCCAGGGCGAGGTGGGAGGCGATCGCGGACGCGAGGGTGCAGCCCGTGCCGTGGGTGTGCCGGTTGTCGTACCTGGGGGCCCGCAGCCAGTGCTCCTCGGAGCCGTCGGTGAGCAGATCGACGGCTTCCCCGGGGAGGTGGCCGCCCTTGATCAGGGCCCAGCGCGGCCCGTACGCCAGCACGGCCTCGGCCGCCTCGCGCATACCGGCCTCCGACTCGACCGTGACCCCGGTGAGTTGGGTCACCTCGTCGAGGTTCGGCGTCGCCACGGTGGCCACCGGCAGCAGCCGGGTCCGTACGGAGTCCAGCGCGGAGGCGGCCAGCAGCGGGTCGCCGTGCTTGGAGACGCCCACCGGGTCGACGACGACCGGCGCGTCCGTGGCGGCCAGCAAATCGGCGACGGTCTCGACGAGTTCGGCGGAGGCGAGCATGCCGGTCTTGACGGCCTGGACGCCGATGTCGTCGACGACACTGCGGTACTGCGCGCGCACCGCCTCCACCGGCAGTTCCCAAGCGCCCCGCACACCGAGGGAGTTCTGCGCGGTGACCGCCGTGACGA encodes the following:
- the thiD gene encoding bifunctional hydroxymethylpyrimidine kinase/phosphomethylpyrimidine kinase: MSPAPPRVLTVAGSDSGGGAGIQADLKTMLALGVHGMSVVTAVTAQNSLGVRGAWELPVEAVRAQYRSVVDDIGVQAVKTGMLASAELVETVADLLAATDAPVVVDPVGVSKHGDPLLAASALDSVRTRLLPVATVATPNLDEVTQLTGVTVESEAGMREAAEAVLAYGPRWALIKGGHLPGEAVDLLTDGSEEHWLRAPRYDNRHTHGTGCTLASAIASHLALGRTVPEAALAAKEYVTGAIAAGFALGGGIGPVDHGWALGRGARPA